A single genomic interval of Romboutsia ilealis harbors:
- a CDS encoding helix-turn-helix domain-containing protein, producing MNNPFEGLMAFSDASKRWKLSDSTLRKAVSYGKLVEGIDCKKFGKQWIVTETAMIREYGEPKESN from the coding sequence ATGAATAATCCATTTGAAGGATTAATGGCATTTTCAGATGCTAGTAAACGTTGGAAACTAAGTGACAGCACATTAAGAAAAGCTGTAAGCTATGGGAAGTTAGTAGAAGGTATTGATTGTAAAAAGTTTGGTAAGCAATGGATAGTAACTGAAACAGCTATGATAAGAGAATATGGAGAACCAAAAGAAAGTAATTAG
- a CDS encoding type I restriction endonuclease encodes MDFIDKIKQHSQRIEMVRGNLATEEATKTALIMPFFSLLGYDVFNPMEFIPEFVADVGTKKGEKVDYAIMNEGKPVILIEAKGVDDDLTKHDAQLFRYFTVTDAKFAILTNGIVYKFFTDLEEPNKMDEKPFLVLDLLNINDMQVAELKKFTKDKFDIDTIFNTASELKYSNLIKAQLNSQLNNPSDEFVRFIIGDFFTGVKTANVVEKFRPIVKKSMQQFVNEFMNDKIKSILNNEVEEDKTVVIAPEEVENIEEVAVQENTESKIVTTEEELEGFNIVRSILSEVVAPEDIQFKDVERYFGILYQGNIRKWICRLYFNSSKKSITISDENKREVRYYIENISDIYKYKNELLSSLDKYLEKVDA; translated from the coding sequence ATGGACTTTATAGATAAAATAAAACAGCATTCACAAAGAATAGAAATGGTAAGAGGTAATTTAGCTACAGAAGAAGCTACTAAAACAGCTTTAATAATGCCATTCTTTAGTTTATTAGGATATGATGTATTCAATCCTATGGAATTTATACCAGAATTTGTAGCTGATGTTGGAACTAAAAAAGGGGAAAAAGTAGATTATGCAATAATGAATGAAGGAAAACCTGTAATACTTATAGAAGCAAAAGGTGTAGATGATGATTTAACAAAACATGATGCACAATTATTTAGATATTTTACAGTAACTGATGCTAAGTTTGCTATATTAACTAATGGTATAGTATATAAATTCTTTACGGATTTAGAAGAACCTAATAAGATGGATGAAAAACCATTCTTAGTGTTAGACTTATTAAACATAAATGATATGCAAGTAGCTGAACTTAAAAAGTTTACTAAAGATAAATTTGATATAGATACTATATTCAATACAGCATCAGAATTAAAATATAGCAATCTTATAAAGGCTCAATTAAATAGTCAATTAAATAATCCTAGTGATGAATTTGTAAGATTTATAATAGGTGATTTCTTTACAGGAGTAAAAACAGCTAATGTAGTTGAAAAGTTTAGACCTATAGTAAAGAAATCTATGCAACAATTTGTAAATGAATTTATGAATGATAAAATAAAAAGTATATTAAATAATGAAGTTGAAGAAGATAAAACTGTAGTTATTGCTCCAGAAGAAGTTGAAAACATAGAAGAAGTTGCTGTACAAGAGAATACAGAAAGTAAGATTGTAACAACAGAAGAAGAACTAGAAGGATTTAATATAGTTAGAAGTATATTATCAGAAGTAGTAGCTCCAGAAGATATACAATTCAAAGATGTTGAAAGATATTTTGGTATATTATATCAAGGAAATATAAGAAAATGGATATGTAGATTATATTTCAATTCATCTAAAAAGAGCATAACAATATCTGATGAAAATAAGAGAGAAGTAAGATATTATATAGAAAATATAAGTGACATATATAAATATAAAAATGAATTATTAAGTTCATTAGATAAGTATTTAGAAAAAGTAGATGCATAA
- a CDS encoding plasmid mobilization protein → MIKNEVIRARVSKQEKEKYMKFAESKGMKISNLIRTLLNKEIEKENR, encoded by the coding sequence ATGATAAAAAATGAAGTGATTAGAGCTAGAGTGAGCAAACAGGAAAAAGAAAAATATATGAAATTCGCCGAAAGTAAAGGTATGAAAATATCAAATTTAATAAGAACTTTATTAAATAAAGAAATAGAAAAAGAAAATAGATAG
- a CDS encoding ribbon-helix-helix domain-containing protein yields MTRIRKEVSRTRFSTNVDKKLLEILDELSKETKIPKSKLVDTALEMLFEKYQIGGE; encoded by the coding sequence ATGACACGAATACGTAAGGAAGTGAGTAGAACTAGATTTAGTACAAATGTAGACAAAAAACTTTTGGAAATCTTAGATGAATTATCAAAAGAAACTAAAATACCTAAGTCTAAACTAGTAGACACAGCTTTAGAAATGTTATTTGAAAAATATCAAATTGGAGGAGAATAA
- a CDS encoding DEAD/DEAH box helicase family protein — translation MTARYLSEKFSKEQVEELFTTKGKIQMITAPTGAGKTYFVQTNVIKIAKGEFKPFGASQKKALLLANRSALITQIKEDLKNNLDATYFESINEEEYVSKYIDILSYQSLAKKILEDITFLEKYNLIIADECHYFLNDYWNNTTQLTLNELINHSVDNTILFFSATTEELKHFMDIIKDIEFDGRELYNEVLSVEESMDLGFNDRLDIVVTNDELENVMQQIPADEKFIIFVNEFMTKNKIEDLVKTMSTDKRAIGFMYSKWEQQGRGFKVDEEMAKKYDLTINNESFYDDYILGIIANNAMDNGVNLKMEDLKHIVLLNQYDFTQIKQFIGRKRHNPNNPEDRTNVYIISHNKAELEKIKVNCDKTMGYVKDYETLTKEEFMDKYMVDITLNSVCIPKYENSYLEGLKMLDRTKYNVERNNDFPFMITFCFDGNVEIHPNYCQIEKVACKLNIINGVLGQLQYCTMAKFYEVNLRKYYKNVSIKEVNKSKSQKKYSALEEIPEYLDNLKGVSINKEQYKKLREEFKIKWDVKHEKKFTVLGDKAFNEYISQFGYCIMKGKGKKVGNTIPTIYIIAKN, via the coding sequence ATGACAGCAAGATATTTATCAGAAAAATTTAGTAAAGAACAAGTAGAAGAGTTATTTACTACTAAAGGTAAAATACAAATGATTACAGCCCCTACAGGAGCAGGTAAGACTTATTTTGTGCAAACTAATGTAATTAAAATAGCTAAAGGTGAATTTAAACCTTTTGGAGCATCACAAAAGAAAGCATTACTATTAGCTAATAGAAGTGCTTTAATAACTCAAATCAAAGAAGATTTAAAGAATAATTTGGATGCTACATACTTTGAAAGTATAAATGAAGAAGAGTATGTAAGTAAATATATAGATATACTTTCATATCAATCATTAGCTAAAAAGATTTTAGAAGATATAACATTCTTAGAAAAATATAATCTAATAATAGCTGATGAATGTCATTATTTTTTAAATGATTATTGGAATAATACAACTCAATTAACCTTAAATGAGCTTATAAATCATTCTGTAGATAATACAATATTATTCTTTAGTGCTACTACAGAAGAATTGAAACATTTTATGGATATTATAAAAGATATAGAATTTGATGGAAGAGAACTTTACAATGAAGTTTTAAGTGTAGAAGAAAGTATGGATTTAGGATTTAATGATAGATTAGATATAGTTGTAACTAATGATGAATTAGAAAATGTTATGCAACAAATACCAGCTGATGAAAAATTTATAATATTTGTAAATGAGTTTATGACTAAAAATAAGATAGAGGATTTAGTTAAGACTATGAGTACAGATAAAAGAGCTATTGGTTTTATGTATTCTAAATGGGAACAACAAGGGAGAGGTTTTAAAGTTGATGAAGAAATGGCTAAAAAGTATGATTTAACTATAAATAATGAAAGTTTCTATGATGATTATATATTAGGAATAATAGCAAATAATGCTATGGATAATGGTGTTAATCTTAAGATGGAAGATTTAAAGCACATAGTCTTATTAAATCAATATGATTTTACACAAATAAAACAATTCATAGGTAGAAAAAGACATAATCCAAATAATCCAGAAGATAGAACTAATGTATATATAATATCTCATAATAAAGCAGAGTTAGAGAAAATAAAAGTTAACTGTGATAAAACAATGGGATATGTAAAGGACTATGAAACACTAACTAAAGAAGAGTTTATGGACAAGTATATGGTAGATATAACTTTAAATAGTGTATGTATTCCTAAGTATGAAAATTCATATTTAGAAGGATTAAAAATGTTAGATAGAACAAAATATAATGTGGAAAGAAACAATGATTTTCCTTTTATGATAACATTTTGTTTTGATGGAAATGTAGAAATACATCCTAATTATTGTCAAATAGAAAAAGTGGCTTGTAAGTTAAACATAATAAATGGTGTATTAGGGCAATTACAATATTGTACAATGGCTAAATTTTATGAAGTTAACCTAAGAAAATATTATAAAAATGTATCAATAAAAGAAGTTAATAAAAGTAAATCACAGAAAAAATATTCAGCATTAGAAGAGATACCAGAATATCTTGATAACTTAAAAGGTGTAAGCATAAATAAAGAACAATATAAAAAATTAAGAGAAGAATTTAAAATTAAATGGGATGTTAAGCATGAAAAGAAATTTACAGTTTTAGGTGATAAAGCTTTCAATGAATATATAAGTCAGTTTGGTTATTGTATTATGAAAGGTAAAGGTAAAAAAGTAGGTAATACAATACCAACTATATATATTATAGCTAAAAATTAA